The genome window CATGCAAACTGTATGTCATCATGATGATTTGTTATTTTTTCGCTGGCGTGTTCTTGCCTCTCCGCCCTTTTGACCGATTTCCTCATAAAACTCTTGATCATGGTTCTTGGCGGTTGCTTCTCCACCTTTTTTAC of Oceanobacillus zhaokaii contains these proteins:
- a CDS encoding KGG domain-containing protein; the encoded protein is MAKNNNGKMSREQAGEKGGKATSRNHDQEFYEEIGKKGGEATAKNHDQEFYEEIGQKGGEARTRQRKNNKSS